From Tiliqua scincoides isolate rTilSci1 chromosome 2, rTilSci1.hap2, whole genome shotgun sequence, the proteins below share one genomic window:
- the TWF2 gene encoding twinfilin-2, protein MTHQTGIHATTELKDFFAKARNGSIRLIKIIIEDEQLVLGAYRELSRRWDKDYDSFVLPLLDELQPCYILYRLDTQNAQGYEWLFISWSPDNSPVRLKMLYAATRATVKKEFGGGHVKDELFGTVKEDISLSGYQKHVSSCSAPAPLTAAEQELQQIRINEVKTEISVESKHQTLQGLAFPLQPEAQQAIQLLKQKKINYIQLKLDLEKETIDLVHTHATEIADLPKRIPQDSARYHFFLYKHSHEGDHLESVVFIYSMPGYKCSIKERMLYSSCKSRLLDSVEQDFCLEIAKKIEIDDGAELTAEFLYDEVHPKQHAFKQAFAKPKGPVGKRGQKRLIRGPGENGEDS, encoded by the exons AGCAGTTGGTGCTGGGAGCCTACAGAGAACTGTCTCGGCGTTGGGATAAGGACTATGACTCCTTTGTGCTGCCTTTGCTGGATGAACTGCAGCCATGTTACATCCTCTACCGCCTTGACACCCAAAATGCACAGGGCTACGAGTGGCTTTTCATCTCCTGGTCGCCTGACAACTCCCCT GTTAGACTGAAGATGCTCTATGCAGCAACCAGAGCAACAGTGAagaaggagtttggaggaggacaCGTAAAGGATGAACTCTTTGGAACAGTGAAG GAAGACATCTCACTCAGTGGTTATCAGAAGCATGTGTCCTCCTGCTCCGCCCCAGCTCCTCTTACTGCCGCTGAGCAAGAGCTCCAGCAGATCCGCATCAATGAG GTCAAGACCGAAATCAGCGTAGAGAGCAAACACCAGACTCTCCAGggactggcttttcctttgcagcCAGAAGCGCAGCAGGCCATTCAGTtactaaaacaaaagaaaatcaaTTACATCCAGCTG AAACTGGACCTGGAGAAGGAGACTATAGACTTGGTTCACACACATGCCACTGAAATCGCCGACTTGCCCAAAAGAATTCCTCAGGATTCTGCCCGCTACCATTTCTTTCTGTATAAGCACTCTCACGAGGGAGATCATCTCGAGTCTGTTG TGTTTATCTATTCCATGCCTGGTTATAAATGTAGCATCAAGGAGCGCATGCTGTACTCCAGCTGCAAGAGCCGATTGCTGGACTCCGTGGAGCAAGATTTCTGTCTAGAGATTGCAAAGAAG ATTGAAATTGATGATGGAGCTGAGCTAACTGCAGAGTTCCTGTATGATGAGGTCCACCCCAAGCAGCATGCCTTCAAGCAAGCCTTTGCCAAGCCCAAGGGGCCCGTGGGAAAGCGAGGACAGAAGCGACTTATCAGAGGACCAGGCGAGAATGGCGAAGACAGTTAG